In Hermetia illucens chromosome 1, iHerIll2.2.curated.20191125, whole genome shotgun sequence, one genomic interval encodes:
- the LOC119661163 gene encoding uncharacterized protein LOC119661163 produces MTGVVDTEAWREFFSVLQTLPELWKNEADVFKDKHKKKIALSKLLEVYKSIDGNANEDTVKKRLQNIRSCYRRECKKVERSRKSGAGVDEEYVPTLWYFDLVEFLRDQEIQLSGTSTVDLDDGDLELPTETHEPGPSRMQFRCNLNLLVN; encoded by the exons ATGACAGGGGTTGTAGATACTGAGGCGTGGAGGGAGTTTTTCTCCGTGCTACAAACCTTGCCGGAGCTTTGGAAGAACGAAGCGGATGTCTTTAAAGACaaacataagaaaaaaattgcactttcAAAACTATTGGAAGTATACAAGTCCATAGACGGCAACGCGAATGAAGACACCGTGAAAAAAAGACTTCAAAATATAAGAAGCTGCTACCGCAGAGAGTGTAAAAAAGTCGAGAGGAGCCGAAAATCTGGAGCTGGCGTCGATGAGGAGTATGTACCAACGTTATGGTACTTTGATCTAGTTGAGTTCTTGAGGGATCAAGAAATCCAGTTGAGTGGTACGTCTACCGTCGACTTGGATGATGGAGATCTTGAGTTACCAACG gAAACTCATGAGCCGGGGCCCAGCCGCATGCAATTCCGTTGCAATTTAAACTTACTAGTCAATTAA